From a single Candidatus Thorarchaeota archaeon genomic region:
- the sepF gene encoding cell division protein SepF, producing MRLFKRKTDDESPREIQTPPISPHASLGVFSPALQLPQSDPVRETRRLAELDQIFIRSKSLQSLEDVPFVVNEIRNGNIVLLDITQLNNGQEQSYLELKRIIERIRGETRGYNADIAMVNEKCLIVTPSFVRF from the coding sequence GTGCGGTTATTCAAGCGAAAGACGGATGATGAGAGTCCACGCGAAATACAGACACCACCTATATCCCCACATGCATCATTAGGTGTCTTCTCTCCCGCCTTGCAATTACCACAGTCTGATCCTGTGCGTGAGACCCGGCGTCTTGCCGAACTTGATCAGATCTTTATCCGCTCAAAATCGTTACAATCCCTTGAGGATGTTCCCTTTGTGGTCAATGAGATTCGTAATGGGAACATTGTCTTGCTTGACATCACGCAGCTGAATAATGGGCAAGAGCAATCGTATCTCGAACTGAAACGGATAATTGAGCGAATCCGTGGTGAAACACGAGGATACAACGCTGACATTGCCATGGTCAATGAGAAGTGTCTAATCGTCACACCCTCATTCGTGCGCTTCTGA